One Scomber japonicus isolate fScoJap1 chromosome 1, fScoJap1.pri, whole genome shotgun sequence DNA window includes the following coding sequences:
- the LOC128355076 gene encoding tetraspanin-18-like — MEGDCLSCMKYLMFIFNFFIFLGGSFLLGVGIWVLLDPMGFREIVAANPLLFTGVYVILAMGGMLFLLGFLGCCGAIRENKCLLLFFFMLILFIFLAELAAAILAFLFREHLTREYFTRELKRHYQGHNNTDVFTSTWNAIMTTFDCCGVTGPEDFEESLFRLLNPNKIVPEACCQRNSYPGDLEHVSVEQCVSGSVAFRHNKGCYSAMVDYFETYIYTAGAMAIVVLTIELFAMVFAMCLFRGIQ; from the exons CTGGGTGGCTCCTTCCTGCTGGGTGTGGGTATCTGGGTGCTGCTGGACCCGATGGGCTTCAGGGAGATCGTGGCGGCCAACCCGCTGCTGTTCACGGGGGTCTACGTCATCCTGGCCATGGGGGGCATGCTGTTCCTGCTGGGCTTCCTGGGCTGCTGCGGAGCCATACGAGAGAACAAGTGTCTGCTGCTCTTT TTCTTCATgctcatcctcttcatcttcctggCTGAGCTGGCAGCTGCCATCCTGGCGTTCCTCTTCAGGGAGCAC TTAACCAGAGAGTATTTCACCAGAGAGCTGAAACGTCACTACCAAGGCCACAACAACACGGACGTCTTCACATCTACGTGGAACGCCATCATGACCACG TTCGATTGCTGCGGCGTGACTGGACCCGAGGACTTCGAGGAGAGTCTCTTCAGGCTCCTCAACCCCAATAAGATCGTCCCCGAGGCGTGTTGCCAGAGGAACAGTTACCCTGGAGACCTGGAGCATGTCAGCGTGGAGCAGTGTGTGAGCGGCAGCGTGGCCTTTCGACACAACAAG GGCTGTTACTCTGCGATGGTCGACTACTTTGAGACGTACATCTACACAGCAGGAGCCATGGCCATCGTGGTATTGACAATTGAA CTCTTCGCCATGGTGTTCGCGATGTGTTTATTCAGAGGCATCCAGTAA